In a genomic window of Sporosarcina trichiuri:
- the opuFB gene encoding osmoprotectant update ABC transporter permease/substrate-binding subunit OpuFB (The ABC transporter OpuF is widely distributed in Bacillus species other than B. subtilis. OpuFA is the ATP-binding subunit, while OpuFB is a fusion of permease and substrate-binding subunits.): MTHFTDVFQERKGELAGALFEHVQLSFIALFFAVLIAIPLGIWLTNKRAIAEPVIGASAVLQTIPSLALLGLLIPLLGIGKVPAIIALVAYALLPILRNTYTGIKEVDPSLREAATAMGMNTWKRLIKVELPLAMPVIMAGIRTSMVLIIGTATLAALIGAGGLGDLILLGIDRNNPSLIVLGAIPAALLALLFDFLLKKFEGLPFKRAAAALGVFFAAALLVIVLPFLSGSSEKQFVIGAKLGAEPEILINMYKLLIEDGTDLSVELKPGLGKTSFVFSALKSGSIDMYPEFTGTALSEFLKEEAVSNDRKEVYEQARKGLADQFGMAFLEPMAYNNTYTLAISKAFEEQTGISSISDLAAVQSNVKAGFTLEFNDREDGYKGIQKLYGLDFPSVRTMEPKLRYQAIETGDINLMDAYSTDSELKEYEMTVLKDDKELFPPYQGAPLLLQKTLDKHPELKEILNTLSGKVTDDEMRDMNYRVNSGGEQPADVAREYLQNAGLLH; the protein is encoded by the coding sequence ATGACGCATTTCACAGACGTATTCCAGGAACGCAAAGGCGAATTGGCAGGTGCACTGTTCGAACACGTACAGCTCTCGTTCATCGCCCTCTTCTTTGCCGTGCTGATCGCGATTCCGCTCGGCATCTGGCTGACGAACAAGCGCGCCATCGCCGAACCGGTCATCGGGGCGAGTGCCGTATTGCAGACGATCCCGTCGCTCGCCCTGCTCGGCCTTCTCATCCCGCTGCTCGGAATAGGCAAAGTGCCGGCAATCATCGCACTCGTCGCTTATGCCCTGCTGCCGATCCTGCGCAATACATACACGGGCATCAAAGAGGTGGACCCATCCTTGAGAGAGGCCGCGACCGCGATGGGCATGAACACGTGGAAACGGCTGATCAAAGTGGAATTGCCGCTCGCCATGCCTGTCATCATGGCGGGGATCCGGACATCGATGGTACTCATCATCGGAACGGCTACTTTGGCCGCCCTGATCGGCGCCGGCGGTCTCGGTGACCTGATCCTGCTGGGTATCGACCGGAACAACCCTTCCCTGATCGTGCTCGGCGCGATTCCCGCTGCATTACTCGCGCTACTCTTCGATTTCCTGCTGAAGAAGTTCGAAGGTCTTCCCTTCAAGCGCGCGGCGGCGGCTCTCGGTGTCTTCTTCGCCGCTGCCCTGCTCGTCATCGTCCTTCCGTTCCTGTCCGGAAGTTCAGAGAAGCAGTTCGTCATCGGCGCGAAACTCGGTGCGGAACCCGAGATCCTCATAAATATGTACAAACTGCTGATCGAAGACGGGACGGATCTGTCCGTCGAACTGAAACCCGGGCTCGGGAAAACGTCGTTCGTCTTTAGCGCGCTGAAGTCGGGCAGCATCGACATGTATCCGGAATTCACCGGGACAGCGCTGTCCGAGTTCCTGAAGGAGGAAGCTGTCAGCAACGACCGCAAAGAAGTATATGAACAGGCAAGAAAAGGGCTCGCAGACCAATTCGGCATGGCGTTCCTGGAACCGATGGCCTATAACAACACCTATACACTTGCCATCTCCAAAGCATTCGAGGAACAGACCGGCATCTCGTCCATTTCCGATCTGGCCGCGGTCCAATCCAATGTGAAAGCCGGATTCACACTTGAATTCAATGACCGGGAAGACGGCTACAAAGGTATCCAGAAGCTGTACGGCCTCGATTTCCCATCCGTCAGAACGATGGAGCCGAAACTGCGCTATCAGGCCATCGAGACGGGAGACATCAACCTGATGGATGCCTACTCCACCGACAGTGAGCTGAAGGAGTATGAGATGACTGTCTTGAAGGACGACAAGGAATTGTTCCCGCCTTATCAGGGAGCACCACTGTTGCTGCAGAAAACACTCGATAAGCATCCGGAGCTCAAGGAAATTCTCAATACGCTTTCAGGCAAGGTGACGGATGATGAAATGCGGGATATGAACTACCGGGTCAATTCCGGCGGTGAACAGCCGGCGGACGTGGCACGCGAATACTTGCAGAACGCAGGCCTGCTCCACTGA
- a CDS encoding DUF4825 domain-containing protein has translation MKRLWMAAAAALLLLIVGGCAEGNGSKDLFSYKNSKIGDNSSIGAIVGLLPGSGQFEGMELQTDTEPYGAKLFYETADGAFTDDMMLHNASAIFALVPNAGVLTFVVDGDPHTVSRTVLDDWYGQKLYDIGSEDELKKLEEEHPANAGEMSMLFES, from the coding sequence TTGAAGAGATTATGGATGGCAGCGGCGGCGGCCCTCCTGCTGCTGATTGTCGGTGGATGCGCAGAAGGGAATGGATCGAAGGATCTGTTTTCGTATAAGAACTCGAAGATCGGTGACAATAGCAGCATCGGGGCGATAGTCGGACTGCTGCCGGGCAGCGGTCAGTTCGAAGGGATGGAACTGCAGACGGATACGGAACCCTATGGAGCGAAGCTGTTCTATGAGACGGCAGATGGTGCGTTCACGGATGACATGATGCTGCATAATGCCTCGGCCATCTTTGCACTTGTGCCGAATGCAGGAGTCCTCACTTTCGTCGTTGACGGCGATCCGCATACCGTCAGCCGGACGGTTCTCGATGACTGGTATGGCCAAAAACTGTACGACATCGGATCCGAAGATGAACTGAAAAAACTCGAAGAAGAGCATCCGGCGAACGCAGGGGAGATGTCGATGCTTTTCGAATCATAA
- a CDS encoding ABC transporter ATP-binding protein, whose protein sequence is MIEFEHVDKSYDGRVNVVEDINFTIEKGEFFVLIGPSGCGKTTTLKMINRLIPLTGGTVRIHGKRISDYDIHELRWEIGYVLQQIALFPHMTIEENISVVPELKKWEKGKIRDRVTELLTMAGLEPDTYRNRKPNELSGGEQQRIGVVRALAADPDVVLMDEPFSALDPISRTKLQDDLLDLQRTIRKTIVFVTHDIQEAMKLGDRICLMKDGRIEQLGTPAEILRSPATPFVEEFTGSRTSHLFNVKDYMEPAGSEAADAPSMPGDAGWHAVLEALQSRDAVRVIQDGQTIGILTRGSILKYLADQERTATA, encoded by the coding sequence ATGATCGAGTTTGAGCATGTGGACAAATCATACGACGGCCGTGTGAATGTCGTGGAGGATATCAATTTCACAATCGAAAAAGGGGAATTCTTCGTACTGATCGGACCGAGCGGATGCGGAAAGACGACCACCCTGAAGATGATCAACCGGCTGATTCCACTGACCGGAGGCACGGTCCGGATCCATGGCAAGCGTATCAGCGATTATGACATCCATGAACTGCGCTGGGAGATCGGCTACGTCCTGCAGCAGATCGCCCTGTTCCCGCATATGACGATCGAAGAGAATATCTCCGTCGTGCCGGAATTGAAGAAGTGGGAAAAGGGGAAGATCCGGGACCGTGTCACCGAACTGCTTACAATGGCCGGACTGGAGCCCGATACATACAGGAACCGGAAACCGAACGAACTGTCCGGCGGGGAGCAGCAGCGGATCGGCGTTGTCCGGGCACTCGCTGCGGATCCCGACGTCGTGCTGATGGACGAGCCGTTCAGTGCACTCGATCCGATCAGCCGGACCAAGCTGCAGGACGACCTGCTGGACTTGCAGCGCACCATCCGGAAGACCATCGTGTTCGTCACGCACGACATCCAGGAAGCGATGAAACTCGGTGACCGGATTTGTCTCATGAAAGACGGACGGATCGAGCAGCTCGGCACACCGGCAGAAATACTGCGGTCACCCGCCACGCCGTTTGTCGAGGAATTCACGGGCAGCCGCACGTCTCACCTTTTCAATGTGAAGGACTATATGGAGCCGGCAGGATCGGAAGCCGCTGACGCACCCTCCATGCCCGGAGATGCAGGCTGGCATGCCGTCCTGGAAGCATTACAATCCCGAGATGCTGTGCGGGTCATCCAAGACGGACAGACGATCGGCATCCTGACCCGTGGCTCCATTCTCAAGTACTTGGCTGATCAGGAAAGGACGGCGACTGCATGA
- a CDS encoding acyltransferase: MKKEIASIYYVRFFAALFVVLVHTTAQYRHLFPAPSFQNTFYFFLNNIVRVEGGMFVMIMGIVFFYMYRDRPFTKDVLLSYWKKRVTYILIPYIVWSLIYEVEMWHYQDRPLVLSDILHRLLFGESKYQLYFIFIVVQFYLVFPLLMLLVRKFAFFRNYLWLFGILAEYGYFQFTMHTDFVTVPLMFSFIGSYMLGAWIGVHYETIIDKMSKKRMLLAGAAGLLFGLTYVFIRYRNTYFERLPIDDDYYKMIGILFKVIGSLFFFYFGEYLARWSSTVSVHRMRSVATYSFGFYLMHPLVLFQVMKYLPTRGTPLSWHVTIFLQYTITVILCYLIIWFFHRFVPFASFVFGKLPKKAPLFWQVKE, from the coding sequence ATGAAAAAAGAAATCGCTTCCATCTACTATGTGCGATTTTTTGCTGCGCTCTTTGTCGTGCTCGTCCATACGACAGCTCAATACCGGCATCTGTTCCCCGCTCCTTCGTTCCAGAATACGTTCTATTTTTTCCTGAATAATATCGTCCGTGTCGAAGGCGGCATGTTCGTCATGATCATGGGGATTGTGTTCTTCTATATGTACCGGGACAGGCCGTTCACGAAAGATGTTCTGCTGTCCTATTGGAAGAAACGGGTCACCTACATACTGATTCCGTATATTGTCTGGTCACTCATCTACGAAGTCGAAATGTGGCATTATCAGGACCGTCCGCTCGTACTGTCCGATATTCTGCACCGGCTCCTGTTCGGGGAGAGTAAATATCAGCTTTACTTCATCTTCATTGTTGTGCAATTCTACTTGGTCTTTCCCCTTCTTATGCTGCTGGTGCGCAAGTTTGCATTCTTCCGGAACTACTTATGGCTCTTCGGGATCCTCGCGGAGTATGGATACTTCCAGTTTACGATGCATACGGACTTCGTGACAGTCCCCCTCATGTTCAGTTTCATCGGATCGTACATGCTCGGCGCCTGGATCGGCGTCCATTACGAAACGATCATCGACAAGATGTCGAAGAAGAGAATGCTGCTGGCCGGAGCAGCTGGGCTGCTGTTCGGCCTGACGTATGTGTTCATCCGCTACCGGAATACGTACTTCGAGCGGCTGCCGATCGATGATGATTATTATAAGATGATCGGCATCCTGTTCAAGGTGATCGGCAGTTTGTTCTTCTTCTACTTCGGGGAGTACCTTGCCCGCTGGAGCAGCACGGTATCGGTGCACCGTATGCGGAGCGTTGCGACCTACTCATTCGGCTTCTACCTCATGCACCCTCTTGTCCTGTTCCAGGTCATGAAGTATCTGCCGACGCGCGGCACACCGCTGTCCTGGCATGTGACGATCTTCCTGCAATATACGATTACGGTGATCTTGTGCTATCTCATCATCTGGTTCTTCCACCGGTTCGTGCCGTTCGCGAGTTTTGTTTTTGGAAAACTGCCGAAGAAGGCTCCGCTGTTCTGGCAGGTCAAAGAGTAG